The window GTGATGGTTCCTATTTCCAGAGAGTGGGCTGCCCGGATGCAATATCGGTCACAACAAACTGGCGTTTCTGTAGGTAATTTGACAAAGCACTTCGTGGACATTACTTTTTTAGCTGCTGCGGCCCAGTAAAGCGAGATGATTTGTTCAAGGAGACAAATTGACAAGGGACAGGGACAGGATTCATATTTTTCTGAGTTGTGTTTCCTTTCCTGAGCCAAAAGAGGTCTCAGGAACTGCACTGAGGAGAGCCTTCTGGGTACATGAGAGAAGAGGTGTCAAAGACAAATTTCACTAGTAGTTAAAtctaaggagagagagaaacactgaACTCCTCTGACATAAAAGGCAGGAaggtgttttggtttggtttgggttttcctctttaagtaggctctactCCCAGtcgggagcccagcatgggatttgaacccatgatcctgagatcaagacctgagctgagatcaagagccagatgcttaacccgctgagccacccaggtgcctcaagaggCAGGAGGGCTCTTAaacatggggggaggggtgtcTACTGGGAAAGTACTTGAGGAGACTGGGAATGGGAAGGGGTGGAAGAGCTGGTTCCTGTGATTAGACCATTTATGTTTGCGAGCTGGCACTTGGGCTGCTCACCTTccagagagatggagaaatagggggggggggggtgctatcTTCCTTGATCATTACATTTCCAAGGCATGGCTCCCGGGTCCTGGAGCAGGACACTGCTGGGTGGTGAAACTGGTGAGAAGCTGGGAGGTGATTTACAACTCAAGGCAGCAGAGAAAGAATTCACCATTGCAAGTTGTGCTCTAAGAAAAGGGAGGTCAGGGACGTAGGGTCAGGAAGGAACCCGTCTAACGTTTACAGTCAAGGTGACAGGAACTTTAAGGCCATCTGGGTCAGAGGGTGGCTCCCCCTTCCTTGCTCTCCAGGAAGCTAGAGGTCTCAGAAGTCCCCATCCGATTGTTAAAAGGGGGCAGCTTTATCAGGGGACACACAGGGACCTGCTGCAGGAGGGACTCTGACTTAGAGCCTCATCCTGCCAGGTGATTATTTGCTCCCCACCTTGGCTTTCCAAAGCCCCGTGGTAAGGCCCTGCAGTTTTCTGGCCCAGTCTCCATCCTGGGGCCGAGAGTATTCATCGAAGCGACGTGCCCAGGACAAACGCTTCTACTTCTCCAGGTGAAAAAACAgatgctttcagctcaggttggagTCCACGCAACAGGAGGGTAGAATCggagaggtggggaagggaaTTCTGTAGCCCAACTATAGGACCCAGGGACCCAGAATAATACCCCCTTCCAGAAATTACCATCACAAAAAGCCAATCCTGTAAGATCGACTGctcgcagcagcagcagcagcagcagcaacacgGAAATCTGGGTGGCTGGGGCCGCTCAGGCTGCTGGCGGGACTGTCCTTTGCTCGAGGGGAGGTGACTGTGCTGACCTTAGAAATCCAGGGCTGGGGAAGTAGGAGCTGAAggtattttcttttccccttgagGCTCtgatgtggtttttttgtttttgtttttgttttttttaattaaaagaccCAATACCGTCCCCTGAAGCTTCTTCACAAAGTAGTGcatttttagaaaagacaaaggcgcggggggggggggggtccctaaGGAGTGGTGCCCCGAAGCGaagcctttcttccctccttggaGAGCGCTGGGATTTTCTTAAAGGttctttctcccccctcccctctccaccctcctccccagttttttttttttttttggtcctcgACCTCTCCCTGCGTTCTCCAAAGTAGAAACCGACGCTTATCCCTCTGGTGCTCCCATATCCATCTTCCCTGCAAATACCGAGGGTCTCTCATTCGGGTCGCCtgcaccccccgcacccccgcacccccgcagGGCCGCAAGCCTGGCGCGCAGGGGGCGAGGAGGGAGCCCCTTCCGCCACACGGTGGCGCGCGCGAGCCTGCGAGAGCCCGGGAGGCACCGCTCGGCGCCGCCGTCCCGcgtcccgccccgcccgcgcccccggccctccGCGGCGGGATAGCGGGGAGCGCGCCCCGGAGCCGCGGAGCCCCCCGGCGGCAGCGGCGCCCGGCCCTTGCGGGAGGTGGGCCGGCTGCGGGCGGCCCCGGCTGCAGGCTCCTCCTCCTGCCGGCCCGGCCTGcgcccctccgccctcctcccctccgcgGCGCGGCGCGGCTCTGCACAAGCCCCGGCTTCGCGGgcccggaggcggcggcggcggcggcggcggggggaggaGCGCACCGGGGCCGTAGCTCGCCCAGCAGCGCAGGGAGGCCGGGGCTGCCTCCGGGCCGGGGGGTGCGCGCGCGGGCGTGGGCGGGGCGACGGTCTCGCGGCGGAGCGGAGCGGAGGGCAGCGGCCCCGGGGCGcggcccccgggcgccccgcaCCATGGACTTGCGCCGAGTTGGGACGCGCCTGGGCGGCGGCGCGCGGGGACGGCGAGGTAGGACGGCGGCCCCGCGCGACCCCTGCCGCCCCGACCCAGCGGCCGCCGGGCGGTGCCGCTGACTCGCCGGAGCGCCCAGACCCGCCGGAGCCCTCGCCTCTGCCTCCCCCGCGCACCTGCCGCCGCGCCCAGACCATGTCCAAGGCGGCcggaggggcggcggcggcggcggaaagttgccccccggccccgggcggccagtccaccgccgccgccgccgccgccgcggaggACCTGTCCAAAGTGTCGGACGAGGAGCTGCTGCAGTGGAGCAAGGAGGAGCTGATCCGCAGCCTGCGGCGCGCCGAGGCCGAGAAGGTGAGCGCGATGCTGGACCACAGCAACCTCATCCGCGAGGTCAACCGCCGCCTGCAGCTGCACCTCGGCGAGATCCGCGGGCTCAAGGTgagcgcgggcgcggggcggtgGGCCCCCCCCCAGGTGATCCTCCCGggcagctccccgccccccccaggtgATCCTCCcgggcagccccccgccccccccaggtgATCCTCCCGggcagctccccgcccccccccaggtGATCCTCCCGggcagctccccgccccccccaggtgATCCTCCcgggcagccccccgccccccccaggtgATCCTCCCGGgcagccccccgcctccccccacagGTGATCCTCCCGggcagctccccgccccccccaggtgatcctcccgggctgccccccgccccccccaggtgATCCTCCCGggcagctccccgccccccccaggtgATCCTCCCGggcagctccccgccccccccaggtgATCCTCCCGGgcagctccccgcccccctcccaggTGATCCTCCcgggcagccccccgccccccccccacaggtGATCCTCCcgggcagccccccgccccccccaggtgATCCTCCcgggcagcccccgccccccgcgccccagcccggCCCTTGGGAAACTTTTCCGAACTTCGGCAGCGGTCGGTCCCCTTCCCGGCGGGGCGCGCCCGCGGGGCTCTCGCTCGGGACCTGCGGTGGCGGGAGGAGCGGGCGCCGCGGACGCCGAGTCGGGACGGAGCCGACGCGCGGGCCGGGACCTCTGTTCTCCTCGGAGCTCCGGGGAAGCCGCGGCTGGGGGCCGGGTcacgggcaggggcgggggcgcggaGGAGCCAGTGCAGGGGGCAGCGGGTGCTCTGCAGccccggcggggagggggcgcccgcGGAGAGGAGCTTGAGCTCGGCCTTAACCGTGCCCACCTGCTCCTCCGCTCTCCTCCTCCACGGGTCAGATGGCGGCATCTGGGGTTCCTTGACCCCCCTTGCCCGTTCACCTCCAGTTTGATTATAATGTCCCCAGGCATTGATGGGGGGGGCGAGGGGGTTTGAAAGGTACAGCCCCAAGTGTCAGCCAGGGGTGCGTGCTTTTTAAATCAGCCTTCCCtctttgctattataaaaattcaaaaaaaaaaaaagaagaagaagaccagCAAAACCCATCAACTTCTTTCCTCCCCGGAGGCCCTGCGAGGGACGGCGGGGTGCCTGCCCGCGGGGCTGGAggagcccggcccggccccgccccgcctgcGCGCCCCGCACACTTCCTCCCCTCGCTGCGCACGCTGCTGCCTGCCGCTATTCCTTCCTCTCATTGTTCTGCTTTTGTTTataggaagccagacacaaacgAAAACACTGCAGGGACTTCAGGGAGCGAATTCCTGCAGGCACATGCTGTTCTTGTGCCCTTGCACTCCCACCCCGCATCACAGGCTGTAGACACTTTCTTAGGGCTCCAGCTCTGGGATTTGGGGGCAAAGAGGTGCGGAGGGGCGGAAGGCTAGATGCTCACCTGGGGGTTGGGCCCGATGCAAGTGGAGATGGCCTTCCCGGGGCCCCAACTCACTGTCATGTAGTTCCTAGAGTGGGTGCAGTTAGGCAGATCCCACAGTCAGGAAAATCCCAAGGCTTACACTCTCCTTTCCTTTAATTCATTACTAATGgagtatttattaagtaccagACTCATGGGGAGTTAGAGGCAGGCTGGTGTAGTGGGAAGATCATTTCAGAGGTGGTTTTGCATCTAGAATCCTCACTCGCCAGGAGGGTGAGCTTGGGTAATTAATTTATCAGAACCTCATTTTAGTCATCAATAGAATGCAAATGATAATAACCATCTCCTCGGGGGTCGCGACAGTGCTTTATGATAATGTAGGGGACGCTTTAATCCTGGACTTGACTACAAAACAATGGTAGATACAGTCATCAGGAGAGGCCGGGTGAATGTAGGGGCGTGCATCTCCGGGGTTGGGTTTCTTAGGTAAAGCTGGACAAAGCTATGTGGTTCATAACCTTCCCAATTTAATCTTCCATGGTTTGAACTATAATGTAGCTTGGAAGAGTTTTTAATTAGGTAATTAATCTGTTTCCCAAGGATTTTAATAGTATGGAGCATTGACGTCGTAGTTCAGAAATACTTGCAGGTTCTCTTGGGTTAAGTGgattgcttgtgtgtgtgtgtgtgtgtgtgtgtgtgtggaggcgGGCCCTGGGTGAGTGGTGGGGGAGCCTAATCTTCACTCTAGTAGCTTCATTTAGAGAAATACCTATGAGGCCAGCTAAGGGCAGTTTCACCCCAAGTAGGAGGGTCTCCTGGTGGTCGAGATTCATGACCTGACGTCAAAAGACTTCCCTGTCCACCTCCTTAACAAGTTTGGCAAGGTGAGGCTGGTTACTTTCTGATGCAGCCTCTACTCCTCCCTTCCCTGGCCAGTTACATCAGAGCCTccagggcctggggcccagcCCTGAGGGGTTGTGGTAAAGCCCTGCTGAGACGCCAGCCTTCTCCCTCCTATTCATCATCCTCGCTCAGAACATCCCTGGACACTCTAATGATCCATTAATGTGGTCGACTGAATAAATGATCTGTgcacttatttattttggcttAACTAGAAGGaaggattttttggttttgtttttggctcTGATGGTTTGGGAGTCCCAGTTGAGGATGGTAAATTTAGGGTACTTCAGGCCACAACGCTTCTCTTTTTTATGTTCCTTTCTGTGATCTGCTTTTGAAATTGCATCTAAGTATTTTCAAGGCTACCAGGTGGTACTGCAGCTAGAGAGACGGGGAGATGGGAGCTAAGTTTTTCCTTTGAGGGGCCTGTGACTGGATCCAAGCACTGGCCGACTTGTCAGTGTTTCAGCATTTCAAGGGTAGGGCAGGGTGGGGCGGCGCGGAGATAAAGGATTTGGAGTCTGACAATTTGGGCAGCGTGGGCAAGCtgtgaacctctctgagcctcagtgttctcatctgctAAGCGGGGATGCTAATTCCACAAGAGGTTTGATGAGGATTAAATGCTATGTAGATGAGGTTAAATagctttctcaaggtcacacagatatCGGATGTTGAAAATGGGCTTTTCTTTCAGCTAGTTGGCATTCTCTGGTTAGAACGTGTGATCCTGCAAGGCGTGGAGAAAGGGGATTCTGGTTCTGATGTTGTAAGGAGTTGGAGTCTGAGAACCATGTCTGTGCACTGCTGAGCATATAGCAATGCTCAGGTTGCTCTGACCTGGGATTTCAGGGGCCAGGGGGCAGATTTGGGGGGaactgaatctatagatttctTATGCATCACATTAATGTTCCTCTCTGCTCCCCAACACACCAATCCTCCTCCGCCCTGCAATGAAGAAAAATAGCCAACTGGAACAATTCTTTAACCACAGATACAGTTCTCGAGAGTCTCACGTATGAAGTTTTGAGAGGCATGCAATGAGGTGGGTTTAACCTTTTAAAAGTCCACTTCAGACAGATGGATAACATCTGGTGGCCAGTGGCAATGTTAAAGGGACACTTACTGTTTTGAAAAGGAAACCCGCATCTTAATGTGGAAGGTTTGAGGAAGCTGGATTATAAGGTTATTATCAAATCGGTTGCTTAGCTGTTCcacagaagggaaaggaaatagcTCAGAATTGTATCCCTAAGAATATTATTTACTCTTGGAAGAAGGCGTGATAAAGAAAGCTAAATAGGccattacctctttttttttttttttttttttttttttttttttttttgccattaccTCTTCTACCTCAACTGGAATTCTGGGAAGTACACATGCTTCACTCCATTTGGAAAGGCATTAGCTACGTGAGGCCCGAGGTAGCACAACTCCTATTTATTTCCCAGTTCTGGAGAAATCAGGAAAAGCTGTGGGATGGTCAAAAGGAAGTATTTTCAGATGGAAGTTCATTTAGTTGGAGAAGAACATGACTTGAACTTTCTATGAAGTACCAGGATTAAACTAAATGTAAGAATAATTTTTGAAGCttagaaagattaattttttttttagtgttattttCTCAGAGTATCCCCACCTTCTGATTTCCCTTAAAAGCATCAATGTCAACAGATCATCTACTCTCTTGTGACAGACTCCTACCTAGCAGAGGCTTACTGAGACTACAATATGACATTGTTTTTCCTCCGGAGCCAGAGCCACATCCTGTTTTGGCCACAGGCCTAGGGCTTCATAAACTCATACTGTTTACTGTACACAAGGCACCATGCCAGGCGCATCAGTTTACACAAAGAAAGACTTTAGAATggactctgcccccaccccccagaggcTAAGGTAgctacatttggaaaaaaaaaaatgcccaatgAATGCTTACAGGCATTAAGTGGTGAGTGGCAAagttacttcattcattcatttgtgctTGTCTCTGCTGCATGCCAGCCGCTGTTCCAGCGTTAGGGGAGGCTTCTCAGAGGAATCTCTCCTCTTCGGTGAGTTCATATAGGGAAGAGGACAGTATTTTTTAGTTGGGAAGCTAGATATAGGCGGGAGGTGTTTGGAGATGGCCAGGCCTGAGATCAGAAAGTGGCAATGAGAAGGAAGAGGTGGGCATCAGAAACAAACAGAATAGTCGGATGCCAAGAGTTAGAATTGGAGTTAAAACCACGCTGTGCGAGATCTTCTTTCTCAGGCCTTGAAAATGACTCCCACGTTAGGCCCAAGACTGTCAGAGGGTGCAGGGTGTGGTTGGcagatgttatatatttattttctcactagtATCAGACAAAGTGTTGGAAGGAATCTGAGTTTAAGGGGATTAAGTCTCCTCTGAGTGCCTCTAGTTCTCTGTTGGAAGACTAGAGGTTTTCTGGCTTCATAATGCAAAGGAAAATCTTAGGTAGCAGCTCTATAATACCACCCCCTGGCTCATCCCTACCAAACCAAGGTGCTTCTAGAAATGATCCCTTTACTATCTGTGTGACTGGAGAGTAAAGGGAGACTTCACAATGCATTTTCAAAGTTCCTTGGTTCAGGTGTCGACAGTGGGGGTGCTGTGTTCTGGACACGTAGAGGTGGACAGAAGAGATGAGGTCACCATTCTTATGACTAGAGTCTGGTGAGTTCTAATAGCCACATTCAAACATATGTGATTGCAATAAGGGCCACAGAGGGAAAGTGAAAGGGATAATGGTCGAGCATATGAGGCAACCTcctttgcttatatttttaaggattttacctatttgagagagacagagtgagagggagcaggagctgggggagagggagagggagaagcagactccccgctgagcagggagcccgatgcaggacttgactgcacggacctgggatcatgatgtgagccggaggcaggtgcttaaccgaccgagccacccaggtgccccgcggTGATCTGCTTAAGATAGAGGGTAGTGGTCAGGGACGGCTTCTGTGGGGATGTGACTATGAAGTGAGGCCTTTAGGTTGTTAGGGGAATGCATTCCAAGAGAAAGAGTGGAAGGACTTGTTCCTTGGGCCTTGAAACCAGGCCAGTGTCGGTGGGGTtcagttgggggtgggggataggtCCCGCCCTTTCACGGCTGTCCTCTGTGCAACCCGctctcctctgcctccacctggatcagcctggtggcctcctcgCTGATCTCTCCTGACTTCCACCTTTGCCTGGTCTCCTTTTCTTCTATCCCCTCCTCCGGTTTGTTTTCCACACAGAACTAGGGTGCTTCTTTATAAAAGGAACCTGTTGTGTCACTCCTCTATCCTCAGCTCACCAACAATCCAAAGTCCCTCCGTGGCTGCCAGGGCCCAGCATTAGCCAGCCCTGCCACCCACCCTGTTGGGTCTCATCTGTCCCAGCTCTGTTCTCCTTGCTCGCTGTGCTTCAGGCACCCTGGCCTCACCACCACGTCAGCCATGTTGGTCTCAGGGCAAATAcctgcccttctctctgcctgggatCATCTTCCCTCAAACGTTTGCTCCTTCATTTCATCCAGGTCTTTGTTCCAATATTCTCTTCAGTGAGGtgccttctcttaaaaaatagttttctttaatcTCCTTTAGTTTCCTTCCCAGCACTTTTCATGGCACGGCATTGTGCTCTATACTTACCTTATGCCAGTTTTTCCCGCCAGAATGAAAGCCAGAGGGTGTCAGGGTGTTTGCTGTGTCCCCTGACACCTGCCTGGCACCTGGGCTGGTGCCTGGCACATCGTAGATGCTTACTAAGTGgttgtgaatgaatgagtggaccGCTGGTCATGCGGGAGAAATGGGCCAGGTTAAGAGGATTGGGGGTCTGGGGAGACTTGAAGGATTTTGCACTTTGTCCTAAGGGCAGGGAGGTTCTTTTAAGGAAGGTAAGCATGGGAGCGACAAGATGACATAAATCTCAGAGGTGGGGTTCAGAAGACCCGTTTGACTCAGAAGtgaaaggggagggagaaggagaagccagaCATAACCACAGGCTCTTAGAAAGAGCAGCAGGATGGGCGGAGGTGGCATTTGCTGAGGGGAGCAGTTTGGGGGGGCGGCTTTGGAAATCCCGCAAGAGCTTGGTGTTGCTTGTGtttcctgtgggaagcccaggAGATGCTCAGGGGGGACAGCCAGTGGGGCTTAGACGCGCGGGACGGGAACGCCACTAGAGGGCAATTGTGCTGGTCCCCCGTGGGATCCGGGCTGTTCCTCTCGTGTCAAGGGCTGAACACCCGGCAGTGCTTGTGTTTGTGCTGGTGAAAGCTTGTCGCCTCAGAGTCGGAAGCATTTCTCAGATCCCAAGCAGCCAGTGTCTCCCTGGAAGGTGGGGCAGGGATCCTTGGTTTTTATTGGTTTCTTGTTAAGTAACCGGCTGCTCCCTAGATACTGGCGGGGTGGCCTTGGGAAGGCCAGCTTTGAGGTCCAGTTCCCCCTCTGTAAAAGAACCATAATAATCATTATCCCCccaatattttgtgaaaattcgATCATACAGGTAAGCACCAGACAGGGAGCATAACCAGTGCCcatgattgttgttttaatgcCAGTCATcagcttctcccctcctctcagCTTCTCACCCACCCCCTCGCATCCCACAGAGTCCACCAGTTCCAGCCTCCCTGCCAGGAGGTCTGAGCCTGATGATGCCTCAACTGTGCACCTCCCTCTTTTCAGGACATCAACCAGAAACTCCAGGAGGACAACCAGGAGCTGAGGGACCTCTGCTGTTTCCTGGATGATGACCGGCAGAAAGGCAAGAGGGTGTCCCGGGAGTGGCAGAGACTGGGCCGCTACACGGCCGGGGTGATGCACAAGGAAGTGGCCTTATATCTGCAGAAGCTGAAGGAGCTGGAGGTGAAGCAGGAGGAGGTGGTGAAGGAGAACATGGAGCTCAAGGAGCTCTGCGTGCTGCTGGACGAGGAGAAGGGCGCGGGCTGCGCGGGCAGCCGCTGCTCCATCGACAGCCAGGCCAGCCTGTGCCAGCTGACGGCCTCCACGGCGCCCTACGTGCGGGACGTGGGCGACGGCAGCAGCACCTCCAGCACGGGCAGCACCGACAGCCCCGACCACCACAAGCACCACGCGAGCGGGGGCAGCCCGGAGCACCTGCAGAAGCCCCGGGCCGAGGG is drawn from Canis lupus baileyi chromosome 11, mCanLup2.hap1, whole genome shotgun sequence and contains these coding sequences:
- the CCDC85A gene encoding coiled-coil domain-containing protein 85A isoform X8 — its product is MSKAAGGAAAAAESCPPAPGGQSTAAAAAAAEDLSKVSDEELLQWSKEELIRSLRRAEAEKVSAMLDHSNLIREVNRRLQLHLGEIRGLKDINQKLQEDNQELRDLCCFLDDDRQKGKRVSREWQRLGRYTAGVMHKEVALYLQKLKELEVKQEEVVKENMELKELCVLLDEEKGAGCAGSRCSIDSQASLCQLTASTAPYVRDVGDGSSTSSTGSTDSPDHHKHHASGGSPEHLQKPRAEGSPEHPKHRSTSPEHLPKPRASGTPDHPKALKGPSPEHHKPLCKGSPEQQRHPHPGSSPETLPKHVLSGSPEHFQKHRPGGSPEHARHSGGSPEHLQKHALGGSLEHLPRARGTSPEHLKQHYGGSPDHKLVGGGGGGSGSGGGSREGTLRRQAQEDASPHHRSVYSGMNGSATWQPQGVQPSHMATQ
- the CCDC85A gene encoding coiled-coil domain-containing protein 85A isoform X9 gives rise to the protein MSKAAGGAAAAAESCPPAPGGQSTAAAAAAAEDLSKVSDEELLQWSKEELIRSLRRAEAEKVSAMLDHSNLIREVNRRLQLHLGEIRGLKDINQKLQEDNQELRDLCCFLDDDRQKGKRVSREWQRLGRYTAGVMHKEVALYLQKLKELEVKQEEVVKENMELKELCVLLDEEKGAGCAGSRCSIDSQASLCQLTASTAPYVRDVGDGSSTSSTGSTDSPDHHKHHASGGSPEHLQKPRAEGSPEHPKHRSTSPEHLPKPRASGTPDHPKALKGPSPEHHKPLCKGSPEQQRHPHPGSSPETLPKHVLSGSPEHFQKHRPGGSPEHARHSGGSPEHLQKHALGGSLEHLPRARGTSPEHLKQHYGGSPDHKLVGGGGGGSGSGGGSREGTLRRQAQEDASPHHRSVYSGMNGCVEETWRCCRFLSWN
- the CCDC85A gene encoding coiled-coil domain-containing protein 85A isoform X6, producing MSKAAGGAAAAAESCPPAPGGQSTAAAAAAAEDLSKVSDEELLQWSKEELIRSLRRAEAEKVSAMLDHSNLIREVNRRLQLHLGEIRGLKDINQKLQEDNQELRDLCCFLDDDRQKGKRVSREWQRLGRYTAGVMHKEVALYLQKLKELEVKQEEVVKENMELKELCVLLDEEKGAGCAGSRCSIDSQASLCQLTASTAPYVRDVGDGSSTSSTGSTDSPDHHKHHASGGSPEHLQKPRAEGSPEHPKHRSTSPEHLPKPRASGTPDHPKALKGPSPEHHKPLCKGSPEQQRHPHPGSSPETLPKHVLSGSPEHFQKHRPGGSPEHARHSGGSPEHLQKHALGGSLEHLPRARGTSPEHLKQHYGGSPDHKLVGGGGGGSGSGGGSREGTLRRQAQEDASPHHRSVYSGMNGGLCGGNLEMLQVPVLELGNICPETSTKDQCERHSFKQKTTTARDRKEEKMSFHKPGLIE
- the CCDC85A gene encoding coiled-coil domain-containing protein 85A isoform X7, producing MSKAAGGAAAAAESCPPAPGGQSTAAAAAAAEDLSKVSDEELLQWSKEELIRSLRRAEAEKVSAMLDHSNLIREVNRRLQLHLGEIRGLKDINQKLQEDNQELRDLCCFLDDDRQKGKRVSREWQRLGRYTAGVMHKEVALYLQKLKELEVKQEEVVKENMELKELCVLLDEEKGAGCAGSRCSIDSQASLCQLTASTAPYVRDVGDGSSTSSTGSTDSPDHHKHHASGGSPEHLQKPRAEGSPEHPKHRSTSPEHLPKPRASGTPDHPKALKGPSPEHHKPLCKGSPEQQRHPHPGSSPETLPKHVLSGSPEHFQKHRPGGSPEHARHSGGSPEHLQKHALGGSLEHLPRARGTSPEHLKQHYGGSPDHKLVGGGGGGSGSGGGSREGTLRRQAQEDASPHHRSVYSGMNESTLSYVRQLEARVRQLEEENRMLPQVVWRKLGDAAGSCPGIRQHLSGNQYKGPM